The genomic stretch GCCGCGATCAACGCCGTCTTTGCAAACAAGATCGCCGAGTTGCCCGAAAGCGAGCGCGAGGCCTACGTGGCAGCGAAGCGCGCCGAGTACGAAGCCGACATCGACATCTACCGCTTAGCCTCGGAGCTCGTCATTGACGGCATCGTCGAACCATCCCATCTTCGCGAAGATCTCATCGCGCGATTCGCAGCGTATCGGACTCGCGCGCTCGACTATCTCCCGAAGCGTCGGCCCGTACTACCTGTATGACCCCTACGTATTGCGGTTAAGGCCCAGGCAAGCTTTCCTAAAACTTCGCGCTAAGATATTCAGGCATCCCGGACGCCAGGGGATAACTCCTAGCAAGTTTTGCTAGGGCCTTGGGCAGAAGGTCCCGGGACGGAGGAACGATGGTCGCAGCGTTCGCACAACCACCGGCGCAGTTCCACGACGAGGACGCGCTTTCCGCCCTGATGCAGACGCTAGGCACGCCTGCCGACCGCCGCACGACCCCGCGCTTCGAGGTCCAGTACACCGTCGAGTTCGACGGCCAGCGAGCCCGGGGACTCTGCACCGACATCTCCCTGTCGGGCATGCGTGTCCGCTTGACCGGTGAGGGCTTCGTCAACGACCTCAACGATCTCAAATGCTGGATCTGGATCCAGGGAGGGCTGATTCGCCTCACGGGCAAGGTCGTTCGCGTGGCGCGGAGCCGCGAGGTGGCCATCCGCTTCACCGGGCCTCTCAACGCGGTCGGCCGGATGCGGCTGAACCAGTACGTTGCCGGCACTCCCCGCACGCCTGACGAGGCCGGAGAGTTCCGCAAGGTCGTGAGC from Candidatus Tanganyikabacteria bacterium encodes the following:
- a CDS encoding PilZ domain-containing protein → MVAAFAQPPAQFHDEDALSALMQTLGTPADRRTTPRFEVQYTVEFDGQRARGLCTDISLSGMRVRLTGEGFVNDLNDLKCWIWIQGGLIRLTGKVVRVARSREVAIRFTGPLNAVGRMRLNQYVAGTPRTPDEAGEFRKVVSLDERRPSRGTRPPLKQESGFLVIDEVTIPHIAARQAEKKRQEDAARARAVAGAAEAAKGREADGDDAGEFASPPHAEGKPFVSTMSRNRGVSLMKFWIDRRSSHHH